A region of Kribbella sp. NBC_01245 DNA encodes the following proteins:
- a CDS encoding NUDIX domain-containing protein, which produces MTDRTWDGLEIADDDPRGTTVVVRRPGGDGFEYLLLHRAERGADYEGDWAWTAPAGCRQPGEAVLPAAERELAEEAGLSGFTLWPVDLSGGWVVFGCDVPADTPIDLVDPEHDRYEWVSFEEAAGRVVPVEISRGNFCAATQAPAAEIAFKPIEYAELPSASTAAEQDFLVTLDGSTPYGLYVVEVDGQAAGYIAHYPDDAETVGLAVALDHEKAVPTTVWTYLRDMVKPAHSDVRRVLAEPTHGLEKAGFTDGTFDVPHLLG; this is translated from the coding sequence GTGACGGATCGCACTTGGGATGGCCTCGAGATCGCTGACGACGACCCACGCGGCACCACCGTCGTCGTACGACGTCCAGGTGGCGACGGGTTCGAGTACTTGCTACTGCACCGGGCCGAGCGTGGTGCCGACTACGAGGGGGACTGGGCCTGGACCGCGCCTGCGGGTTGTCGCCAGCCGGGGGAGGCGGTGTTGCCTGCGGCTGAGCGTGAGCTCGCGGAGGAGGCCGGGCTGTCCGGATTCACCCTGTGGCCGGTGGACCTGTCCGGGGGATGGGTGGTGTTCGGCTGCGATGTACCGGCGGATACGCCCATTGACCTGGTTGATCCCGAGCACGACCGGTACGAGTGGGTGTCGTTCGAGGAGGCGGCTGGACGGGTTGTGCCGGTCGAGATCTCGCGGGGGAACTTCTGTGCGGCTACGCAGGCCCCTGCGGCCGAGATCGCGTTCAAGCCGATCGAGTACGCCGAACTCCCGTCAGCGTCCACTGCCGCGGAGCAGGACTTCCTGGTGACGCTCGACGGTTCGACGCCGTACGGGCTCTACGTGGTCGAGGTAGACGGCCAGGCGGCCGGGTACATCGCGCACTACCCGGACGACGCGGAGACGGTCGGCCTGGCGGTTGCCCTGGACCACGAGAAGGCGGTTCCGACCACCGTCTGGACGTACCTCCGCGACATGGTCAAACCCGCCCATTCGGATGTACGACGCGTGCTCGCCGAGCCGACGCATGGCCTCGAAAAGGCCGGCTTCACCGACGGCACCTTCGACGTACCGCATCTCCTCGGCTGA
- a CDS encoding aspartate aminotransferase family protein, producing MTHAELWERHKAVMPNWLALYYEEPIEIVSGSGRRVTDGEGKEYLDFFAGILTNAIGYDVAEISDAVREQLATGIAHTSTVYLIRRQIELAEKIAELSGIPDAKVFFTNSGTEANEAALLLATQNRRSNQVLAMRNSYHGRAFGTVAITGNRGWSASSLSPVNVQYVQGAYRYRSPFRDLPDAEYIKVCTDDLRNVIETTTSGDVACMILEPIQGVGGFASPPDGLYAAFKEVLDEYGILLISDEVQTGWGRTGEHFWGIQAHDVVPDAMTFAKGLGNGFAIGGVVARASLMDSLSANSLSTFGGNPISTTAAKATLDYLLDHDLQANAAKRGAQLADGLRGIAEEYPELGDVRGKGLMLAAEIVNPDDAKPDAAKTAKLQQEAKDRGLLIGKGGLYGNVLRMAPPMTLTEDETTEAIEILRDSFGTLR from the coding sequence ATGACACATGCGGAGCTCTGGGAGCGTCACAAGGCCGTCATGCCGAACTGGCTCGCGTTGTACTACGAAGAGCCGATCGAGATCGTGTCCGGCTCGGGCCGCCGGGTGACCGACGGTGAGGGCAAGGAGTATCTCGACTTCTTCGCGGGCATCCTCACCAACGCGATCGGTTATGACGTCGCCGAGATCTCCGACGCGGTCCGCGAGCAGCTGGCCACGGGGATCGCGCACACCTCCACGGTGTACCTGATCCGCCGCCAGATCGAGTTGGCCGAGAAGATCGCCGAGCTGTCGGGCATTCCGGACGCCAAGGTCTTCTTCACCAACTCCGGCACCGAGGCGAACGAGGCGGCCCTGCTGCTCGCCACCCAGAACCGCCGGTCCAACCAGGTGCTGGCGATGCGCAACTCGTACCACGGCCGCGCCTTCGGCACCGTGGCGATCACGGGCAACCGCGGCTGGTCCGCGAGCAGCCTGTCCCCGGTGAACGTGCAGTACGTCCAGGGCGCGTACCGCTACCGCAGCCCGTTCCGCGATCTGCCCGACGCGGAGTACATCAAGGTCTGCACCGACGACCTCCGCAACGTCATCGAGACCACCACCTCGGGCGATGTGGCCTGCATGATCCTCGAGCCGATCCAGGGCGTGGGCGGGTTCGCCTCGCCGCCTGACGGGCTGTACGCGGCGTTCAAGGAGGTCCTCGACGAGTACGGCATCCTGCTCATCTCCGACGAGGTCCAGACCGGTTGGGGCCGGACCGGCGAGCACTTCTGGGGTATTCAGGCGCACGACGTCGTGCCGGACGCGATGACGTTCGCGAAGGGCCTCGGCAACGGGTTCGCCATCGGTGGCGTGGTGGCGCGCGCCTCGCTGATGGACAGCCTCAGCGCGAACTCGCTGTCCACCTTCGGCGGTAACCCGATCTCCACCACGGCCGCGAAGGCCACGCTCGACTATCTGCTCGACCACGACCTGCAGGCCAACGCGGCCAAGCGCGGTGCGCAGCTGGCAGATGGCCTGCGCGGCATCGCCGAGGAGTATCCGGAGCTGGGCGATGTCCGCGGCAAGGGGCTGATGCTCGCGGCCGAGATCGTGAACCCCGACGACGCCAAGCCCGACGCGGCCAAGACCGCGAAGCTCCAGCAGGAGGCGAAGGATCGCGGCCTGCTCATCGGTAAGGGCGGTCTCTACGGCAACGTCCTGCGGATGGCGCCGCCGATGACCCTGACCGAGGACGAGACCACCGAGGCGATCGAGATCCTCCGCGACTCCTTCGGCACCCTGCGGTGA